Genomic window ([Eubacterium] hominis):
TCCATTCGTGTGTATGTGTTTTGTAATCCTGTGCGATGTTGTCAAGTGTATTGATTACATCATTTAAATTCTCAATCATTTATTTTACCTCCTAAAACAGACTTTTCTGTCCGTATCTATCTTCCTTACCTGGGCGATACTTTTTAATCATTTCATACCGCATGTCACTATATTCGTTATTCCATTTCTCAACGCGTTCTTTTTCATATCCTTTGTCAAATGGCAATTGTACATTTTGTGCTATATACACATCTTTTAGCCAGTGCATAGCCGCCTTGTAACGTAATGGTTCATATGTATGTAGCGTTTCTAAATCTTGTTGTAAAAATCTGGAATATGGACACAAGAAACACCCTGTGCGACTTAGACCATAAACTGTATACGCTTTTGACAGTGGCACATGATGTTCTTGTATAAAATCTTCCACATCTTTTTCCGTCCAATCTATGATTGGCATTTTATTAACCATGCCCTTGTGATAAGCTGTACAGATACTTCCACCATTGGTTACTCTATTAAGCATGTTAAGCTCTCTAGCCCCCCCCTCTTCTTGTCGCATACCATTGATATACCCAAGGTATCCATTATCTTTACCATATTTCTCAAATGGCTGTTTTTTCAAGTATTTACAACACTTTTCTGTAGCTGTGATTCCAAAGTCAGGATGTAACATATGCATGTCTTTATTTGCTATTTGCAACTTAGCTCTTTTTTTATCAGCGCTTATTAACATGTTCAACGCTTTGATATCCTTACGTTTATGCCAACGACTAAGGTACTCACTCT
Coding sequences:
- a CDS encoding phosphoadenosine phosphosulfate reductase family protein; this translates as MERIESIYYDTGGKCYLSFSGGKDSTVVLALIKMCQDIYTIPPNAIPAVFCNTGIELGATVEFVQWVKDNYYDNVQVIRPDPKHPFDWIIKNYGKPMKSKMKSEYLSRWHKRKDIKALNMLISADKKRAKLQIANKDMHMLHPDFGITATEKCCKYLKKQPFEKYGKDNGYLGYINGMRQEEGGARELNMLNRVTNGGSICTAYHKGMVNKMPIIDWTEKDVEDFIQEHHVPLSKAYTVYGLSRTGCFLCPYSRFLQQDLETLHTYEPLRYKAAMHWLKDVYIAQNVQLPFDKGYEKERVEKWNNEYSDMRYEMIKKYRPGKEDRYGQKSLF